AACGGTTGTGTTTTCTCACTTGAAAAGGTATGTTACTCTAGATTGCAAATGTTGTTGTTAGGTATTGTTAgaatttgttctgttttgattggGATGAAtgagttggttttgttgttcttgttctattttgatagatattgttttgtttgcggttgtgttcttgttctgttttgttcttggttgtgttcttgttctgtttggttgtgttcttgttctgtttAACATCACGGCTTGGTTGTGCTCTTGTTCTGTTTAACATCAATGGCGAAGAACACAACCAACCGCAAACATAAAGTAAGTGTAGTAAATGAGTtggttgtgttcttgttctgttttagtAAGTGTAGGTTAACCACGTCTTGTGTTCTGTTCTTTGTTTAACACTTgtttaactttttcttcttttgtttcaggttttgcgACTTGTTGTTCTTGTAACTCGTTGTGACTTGTTGTCCTTTGTAACCCATCATCACGAGTTGTGACTTGTTGTCTTTTGTAACCCGTGAATGGGTTTAGGTTTGGTTGTGTCTTTCGGAAGTCCTATATATGACAATGTTTTGTTCAACCTCATTTGCTATATGTTCTTCTCATTTGTATTCTCTTATCTTTCTATTCTTCTTATCATCAAATCTTCTTATTATCATTTCATATTCTCAAATATTCAAACCCATTTCAAATTAAGCcaaaacataatatttaaatgtttgagtAACCTCTTTGGGGTTCTCTAGTAATAGAGTGATTTTGCTTAGGTTCTCTTAGAGTTACttaacttaatttatgattatttatataataaataaatgtgaGAGTAACTTTGGtgggttactccactaatgatggtctaagaCCGTGAGCCCTATCTCTTCGCTCGCCTTCCAGAGCTTCTCAACTCTATGTTACATCCAATAAAATAGTCATGATTTGGTTCATAAGAAGGAGACAAGAGCCCAACATTTCATTGTTCGATGCTAATATTTTACAACTTTACTCTTTACAGGGTTTAGacattaaaaacaacaaaacgtgatatatatatatatatatacctttgaaTATTTGTGTTGAGTTTATTCTTCTTATTGTTGTCACCTCCATCGGTTTCTGATATGTCACCACTTCTGTCTTCAACTTCTTTTGCAATCGTTGTTACACCTCCTCCCTTGCGAAtctgtttttattattagaaaataaaaaccatataatatataaaaagctaCAATTATATGTGCGTCTTAAATCTCAATGttcatatagtattttttttaaaaccaacaCAAAAGTAAGATGATTTATACACAGAAGTGTTAATATCTAGATTTAAATCACAATAATGGAATATTAACTCTCATAAGAATCATGAGAGGGGCTATCACCTTCTTAGAGTAAGAATTGCTACAAGTGAAGATTCCCTTGATGATATGCCCCGTTCCCTCAGCGATGGCCTTGGCTACAACCAGTGCCGGTCCGGTGAAATCCGAGGCCCaatacgaaaaagaaaaaaaattaaggtttttttaaaaaaaaaataataaaagctGAAATATGTTTTGCTAACTATATTGGGgctttcacaaatttttatttattaactcatttgattttgagattttttttgctaattatggacttttttttgctaattttgaggattttttctaattttaaaacctactgtattttattagttatggaatattttcaaattatatggCTTTTTAACTAATTCTTGGACTTTTTTGGAGCCTATTAttggacatttttaaaaattatgaggcttttttattagttttgggAAGTTTGAAgccttattaatttttttttttataaaaaattcttGCAAAATGGGCTTCGAAATTTTGAGACCCAATACGAATGTTTCATTCGAATGGGTGAAGGGCCGGGCCTGGCTACAACGCTTTTGTATTCTTCAGCCTGCGGTGCAAACTCCTCCCAATCAATTTCATTGCTATTTTTACTAGAAGTACTCGAAGATTTCTCCCCCATGAAATCTtctagaaaattagggtttcctACAATTTCTCCGTCTCCCCCTGAGAAACTCAACGCTAGCTTCAACGGTTCGGATTTCACGTTTTGGGGAGATTGGTTTTGTTGGGTTGATGAGGACATACTGTGTCTTTGTTCTTAGTACGGCAGTACTTTAAGAGTGGTTTCTATGTGTGGCTCGTTCGAAATATTGGAGGGTGGAAGGTAATGacataaaaacttaaaacatttgATCATATTAATAGCCATGATAAAAACGTAAGACCACAGAATATGATCGTATAGTTTGATAATGAAGAATTAGTTTATAGTTGGAACTAGCAATGTTATTACAAGTAGCTCAACTTGCtaa
The Camelina sativa cultivar DH55 chromosome 15, Cs, whole genome shotgun sequence DNA segment above includes these coding regions:
- the LOC104748401 gene encoding protein EARLY-RESPONSIVE TO DEHYDRATION 7, chloroplastic-like, which codes for MSSSTQQNQSPQNVKSEPLKLALSFSGGDGEIVGNPNFLEDFMGEKSSSTSTKAIAEGTGHIIKGIFTCSNSYSKKIRKGGGVTTIAKEVEDRSGDISETDGGDNNKKNKLNTNIQRVEKLWKASEEIGLTSRPVIMLLEGGDMMSSVMVAPVVKSKLGKALLSTAPGEVILASLDSFNKILGAAEAAEIQSHSATSMAASRLVSKR